In Dama dama isolate Ldn47 chromosome X, ASM3311817v1, whole genome shotgun sequence, one genomic interval encodes:
- the SSX4 gene encoding protein SSX4, with protein MNRGSFSENCREDRQKLEKESKNFKIISKYFSKEEWARLGYSEKISYVYMKRNYETMTRLGLKGTLPAFMHPKKGATESKHCDSKIKNPKEKDESPQGTSNMQLRKHQKVESKKPVKEKKRSELEPGTSGPEQAQRQLCPRDKASTSSQQSEKTSGSKRKKVNVWAHRLRERKPVAYEEISDPEEDD; from the exons ATGAACAGAGGCAGCTTCTCTGAAAACTGCAGGGAAGATAGGCAGAAATTAGAGAAGGAATCCAAG aaTTTCAAGATTATTTCCAAATACTTCTCTAAGGAAGAGTGGGCACGTCTGGGATACTCGGAGaaaatcagctatgtgtatatgAAGAGAAACTATGAAACCATGACTCGTCTAG GTCTCAAGGGTACCCTACCAGCTTTCATGCATCCTAAAAAGGGAGCCACAGAATCCAAGCATTGTGATTCTAAAATTAAGAACCCCAAGGAAAAGG ATGAATCTCCTCAAGGGACTTCCAACATGCAATTGAGAAAACACCAGAAG GTGGAGTCCAAGAAgcctgtaaaggaaaaaaaacgtTCGGAGTTAGAACCAGGAACATCAGGCCCAGAGCAGGCTCAGAGACAGTTGTGCCCCCGGGACAAAGCAAGTACCTCTTCTCAGCAGAGTGAGAAAACATCAG GATCCAAGAGAAAGAAGGTTAATGTTTGGGCCCACAGACTGCGAGAAAGAAAACCAGTGGCCTATGAAGAGATCAGTGATCCCGAGGAAGATGACTAA